tctgcatggaggaatgggccaaaataccagcaacagtgtgtgaaaaccttgtgaagacttacagaaaacgtttgacctctgtcattgccaacaaagggtatgtaacaaagtattgagatgaacttttgttattgaccaaatacttattttccaccataatttgcaaataaattcattaaaaattctacaatgtgattttctggatgtttttttctcattttgtctctcatagttgaagtgtacctatgatgaaaattacaggcctctctcatctttttaagtgggagaacttgcacaattggtggctgactaaatacttttttgccccactgtatattaaACAAACTTTGTAGGTGCATTTGTTGGGAACTATTTTCAGcggcggattaatccacatttggtgctccagggagtatttgtggcagcaggacagtgtactgtatgtgggattgagtaAAAATAAATGCTACCACTTTGTAATAACCAATATTAATAAATGGTCATTTGAACAACGAACTGTTTTGTAAATCATCTATAAATGttatttggatggctattaTAAACTTGCAACCACTGCTTATAATAATTAGTTGATGATTATAAGTACCAAGTACCAACCCTGTACAattataggggaaacactgatgccctctgcctgtattttatttttacagccgGGACGTTTATGGGTGTCGACAAAGAGCCTTTGGACCCAACGTGGGTGTCTAACCCCCCAGTCATATACCCAACCCCCACTTTGCCCCTCAGCGTCTCATACCGACGCACTACaagtctaacacacacacacacacacacacacacacacacacacacacacagtgtctgaTTACTGCTTTGTTCGGCGCTCCCTTTCTTcattcactctctagctcgctcgaccaccgttgtgttctctctctcttgccaACTTTGACAAACAGTAAGCCGGTACTCATATACTCTATATTATGCTTTTAAAGCACACAATAAGCAGAGAAGGGTGTAACCACACATTGGAAACAATCATTGGCACACCCAGTACGTCCATTGTATTTTTACACCCATAAGTGCATTGTGTAACGGAGAGTTGTGCATACTTCCAATTCTTTTCCACTGCTTAATAAACAGGTAACACACTCCCATCAATCTGCTGGAAAGCTCTGTAGTTTATATAGAGTAGCTCCATCAAAAAAGTAGAAAGAAGTCAACACCATACCATCATAAGGCATCTTGCCCCGTGACATCATCTCGTACAGCAGGACCCCAAACGACCAGACATCTGATTTTACTGAGAAGCGCTGGTAAATCGCTGCTTCGGGAGCTGTCCACCTCACCGGGATCTTTGTGTTTCGACTGGCTGTATACACACTGTCCTGTAGAGAGAGATGGGAACGTTGTTAACCTTTAACAGAACCTTTCAGCTGTCGCTTTCTTAGCGGATATAAAGTCTTTCCATgtctgcatgaataaaacattCTGTTATTATTGCACACAAAACTGTGAATTATGCAGATTTGAGTGCTGCTCCATTATACCagacagatggagggagggtgGAGTTATGCATTAAGTATACATGAGGTTACACAGGAACGACAGAGCACActacacatattcaaaagaataTGGGCAAAGAATTAGCGTTATTCTAAAATAGGAAAAATGGTTCTTGACAGATGAGACAACAAAAATAACCCCTCTTTCATATGGTGTTGACatgctgtctctcttcctctcttatatacacacacacacacacacacacacacacacacaacctgtttACCCTTATAATCCGAGCCAGTCCGAAGTCGGCCACCTTGCAGATGAGATCGTCTCCCACCAGGATGTTCCTGGCAGCCAGGTCCCTGTGGACGATGTTTCGGTCCTCCAGGTAGGCCATGCCCTCGGCGATCTGACTGCCCATGTAGATCAGATGAGCTGATGTCAGCACCTGGCCTTCAGCAgctgaacacagacacacacacacacacacacacacacacacacacacacacacacacacacaccacgagGAATAAAAACCAACTGGAATGAGACATATCTGAGTCAAACCCTTCTTCAATAATTTGGTGCCCCCCCCccgcagtaactctgaggaccccctaggggtcccggaccgcCTGTTGAAGCTCTGacgtatgtgaaatgagttgaatgcatgtgtgttatttgtgtcGTGTTCAAGCTATCAGGGTTAAACTTTAATGTTGTTAACACAAAGCAGCCGTACAACACTTTTTCAAGAATACATTATAGTCCCACGTTATGATTAAATCAGGAAATatgttttaacatgttttgtcCTAATATTGTTGGTTGGATTCTGGATTTTTTAACAAACAGGACACAGAGAGTAAAGGTGAACGGAGCTCTGTCTGGTCAGCTTTGCTCTTCTACAGGTTCACCACAGGGGTGCGTACTTTCACCCCTTCTGTTCATTCTATATACGAACATGTGTCAGAACAAATATGTAAATAGGACCATCATTAACTACTATTATagccctaacccctaacccatCATTAAATATGCAGACGACTCCGTCACAGTGAGTCTGCTCCATAAAAACGACAGAGGTCATGGTCCAATAATTGAAGACTTTGTCCAGTGGTGTGAGGAGTCACACCTCCAAAACAAAGGATATGTACATTGATTTTGGAAAAACTCCAGGATATGAGGCCATAACTAGAACTAGAATCCTATAGATATCTAGGGACAATTATTGACTCTAAATTCAATTTCCAGGAGAATTGTGAAGCTGTCTGTAAAAGAGGACAACTATACTGCTTGAGAAAACTGTACCATGTTCATATAGACAAGGCTGATGACATTATTTGATCGTGCCTTTATCGAATCCATCATATCTTTCTCCTTAGTGTCATGGTTTGGGTGTGTCTCAGTCAAGCACAAGAATCGCCTAAATCAAATTGTAAAATGGTCAAGAAAGCTGACTGGGGAGTCCCAGCTGCACCCCACATGGCCATCTAGTTAGTGCGTCTTTTTCACTGAAATTAAGGCTGCTGCTCTAAaagcaccccctcccccaaccatattgtcggtgattggctggaacgtggtttgttgtattttggtggacagcctgtgcctctagtgtttgtttgacgtttacgagccctgtgttgtctcctgagaccgggctttttcacggtgtgttcaggggccaGGCAGCCAgcagatcaaggagagatgactaCGATTTGAGCCAAAAATTAAATTgcgcaggaactcatagtgcacctttaatgccTTATGGAAAACATATTGTCCAATTTCCCAACCAGATTTTGAATTTCTATTCCAACTTCTTGCTTTGTTGTACAGCATGAGGGCTTTCAGTGAAAAATAACAAAGTTGTGTCTGGTGACAAGAGATTAGGGACCACATTGCAAGAGGGGATTGTTCACTCCCCAAAGGGTatgaacatgaatgtgtgtgtgtgtgtgtgtgtgtgtgtgtgtgtgtgtgtgtgtgggggggttcaGCTCCTCAGGGTCTCTCGCTGGGGGCTGCATTCCTTGTCTGTCATGTACTTTATGGCCCTTTCAGACTCAGATCGAGCCACACACCATATACATTGTCTACTTTTGTTGCCTATTGTACAGACTGAAGTGAAGGCATGCAggcttatacagtatatcagtagCAGCCTGGACCAACACTAAATACTACATTACTCAGAAGAGAATCATGTGTAATAATTTTCATGCAGATAAGTACagtcatgacacacacacacacacacacacacacgatgaatAAAAACCAACTGGAATGAGACATATCTGAGTTAAACTGAGTTAAATAACGTGCTCACTAAGATTCCCTGTGATTGAAGCCTTTTTGTAAAACGTCAGAGCAATATTTCTCTGCTGAGCGGAGCTGCAAGAACGCTGATTATAATTCCATTTGGATTGGATTTAAGGGCGAGAGATTTAACCGTCACTTGGCCTAAATACTGTTTCAGAGGGATTTCCAAAAAAACTCGGAGGTAAGGGCTGAAATTCTCAAACCCTAAGAAAAGCAACATTAACTTCCTGTTCTAAACCTCTTTGCATATTAAAGAGTTgcatattatgtatgtatgtgtgtgtgtgtgtgtgtgtgtgttccacttACAGGCGAGGTAAGACTTGAGGCTTCCTTTGCTCATGAGTTCGGTCACGATGTAGACGGGCTCTCCTCTGGAGCACATGGCCAGCAGCTGGATCAGCTTCGGGTGATGGAGGCTCTTCAACGCCTGAACCTCCTTCACAAACTCGTCCTGCTTCGTGTCCTCTGGAGGAGCAGAAAACAGAAGTATCGCTGGATTTTAATCCTCGTTCCATTATCCTGCTCGTCCTTTTGTTCCCTGTTGTTGATGCTTTCATGTCATTCATTTTGCTTTACGTTTCATCTTAAAAATCATGCCTGTCTTTCTCTGGCTTCTCCACGCAGCTTCCCACATTTCACCAAACTGTCCCCCCATTTCTATAATTTATATTCTCACCTACCATCTCCTCACTCTTTTCATTAATCTCATCTTATTTTTCTCCCTATAACACGTTATTAATtcatgagacagacagacagagacagagataagTTACAGCAGTTTAGAGCATTTAAGATGAGATAAAAAGCAAGAATATACctataaacattataaacaacttGACAGTTTTCCACTGATCTACAGGTGGcttaaatgtccaaaaaaagaagcaatgcagcaacaatttGCAAAGAGAAGCCTGCAGGCGAGTAAAGCGTGGATGCAACATGTACTGCTGgtttcaaaatgttaaaaacacaaaactgctttacagttgttttatgaggaaggaaatgcatttaGACATTCCCCTTTTaacttagtagtagtagtagtagtagtagtagtagtagtagtgtggAGACAGACTGCCCAGATCTGGACCCAGAGTTTGACTGGAAAAGAGGTATGGCTTCCTGTAATCACTTTAGATTGACTTTAATTATGCTCCTAGAACATACCTAACCCTGCACAAACTCCACTGCATGAAGGCGATGAAAGATACCACTGGTGTAGTTTATACACTATGAGACCCTGGCACTTTCCTTAACATGATGAGGAGGATTCAAGTGGCATCGATCATGTCTAAGTTACTGGCAGTGGCGATGTCCGTGACTATGTGTGTCCTGTTGTTAAATGATTTGTTGATGCTCAGTATCAACAAGCTCTAAAGACGCATAGCCCTGGCAGGCCTGACGGCAGCTGAGCAGATGATCGCGGTACCATGGAAGCCTCCCGATCACTTGCCAGTCTGTGAATAAGCGCTTGTGGTTGAATACATGCTGGGGatgatcatttttgttgttttgagtgCTTGTAACCAATAATAATTTACCTAGCTGTCCTCACATTGTTATTATTTCTtgtccttttttcatttttgatacacatttttatctgtgaCACTGCTTTCCCATGTATGCATTGTATACTTTTATGTAAATTATCATCTACACAAATATCTTGCACTTTTTGCCTGTTTATTAGCATTTGGAAATAAAAATTTGATCGCAAAAAAGCATTGCCTTTAATCCCCAGAGATGTCTTTAACACGATCTTCAATCACATGACTTAGACTCTAGAGAGACAGCATGTCCCTGTGCTCATACCTCGTTTCAGCGTCTTTATGGCCACTTTCCTGTTCTCTGTGGTCCACATGGCCTCCCACACCTCTCCAAAGTGTCCCTCTCCCAGTTTGTTGAGGAGTCTGAACTCCTCTCGAGGTCTCTCCCAGGGCTCCATGTCGAACAGCTCCCGCTGCACAGAGACGACAGGGTGAGTCCAGACAACTTCacagttcattcattcattacaaCCTTTATTCATCCTCGAGAGATCATCTACGTCATCGAGTCAGATTAACACAGGAAGTACAATCATAAGAAATatagaaacacaataaaaaagcggctgcgtggcgtgagcgtgcggctgcgtggcgtgaacACGCTGGCTGCGTGTCGGCTGAGTGGCGTGAGCGCGTCGGCTGCGTGTCGGCTGAGTGGCGTGAGCGCGTTGGCTGAGTGACGGCTGAGTGGCGTGAGCgcgtcggctgcgtggcgtgagcgcgtcGGCTGCGTGTCGGCTGAGTGGCGTGAGCgcgtcggctgcgtggcgtgtccgtttttatttgggctcccatTGTAACAGGTTAGACGCGACACGCAAGATGTtgatatgtcattttgacaccaatacatattaataaatgacagtttgatgtttgaaaggttttgacataaatgcagatataaatgtcatttaaaaaaaaaaaaattatcgattttcaaatattgcacctgtcaatacagaaggaaatattctggagcctatgtTGCCGTCAATCCTGccaacgttgtctttgctgtaatcagatcagaatatatttatgtttatgggaaacatccatgtgtccagacaaggctagcagcagcagcagcagcagcagtcagacacctttctggtgtgttAAAGACGTAGAAAACACCACGCAGACGCCAAAAAGCTCTATGTTGTCCGGaacaaactgaaataatagaggacattgaaattgaaaaaatatcagtttaagtCTGTTGCATCTCAGTCTACTtcataaagaaaacaacatgCCAATTTTCTTGCTtccattttcagtttttggcATGTTTCCCCATCATCATCACTAATTGTTTCAACCAAAAGGTCAGGCCGATGGTTTTGTTATTCCCATTTAATTCAAATGCGGCCTGCCTTGATTTATAATTATGCATGACATGATCTCACTAATAGCTTTATGTTTGACAAATGTAACCACTCGGGCTTTCACACAGTCCGTTGGCTGGCAGATTATTAGGCGTTTAAACAGCAGGATTAATCTGCTTTTAGAAACTAAAAGCTAACAGAAGAATCCTCTGCACAAGTCCTCACAAACCATGCTTTATCAGTTTGTATTGACCATGTCTCTTGGCTACATCATTACAGTAAAACAAGATGTGCCAAGTCAATAAAAAGTGATCAAAGGCATCACTAGTGACTCTTTTTACTGGCATAGCAagaatttgaaatgtgtttcattTTCTAAAAGCAGATTTATTCTTGAAGGATTAACTGTCAGATTGTGTTTAAGCCCAGTGAAGCTGCTAGGGGCGGCTGGAGGAGCGGTGTAGAAATAATGAGAGAAAACACTTAGTAGTTATTAGGtctttgctaaaaaaaaaaattgagcctTTATATTAATACAATATTCGGTATTcaaactgaaaacacaaacatagcTAACACACTATGGACATACATAGCAAAcataacacatatatatatatatatatatatatatatatatatatatatatatatatatatatatatatcacacacacatatatatatatatatatatacacacacatatatatatatatacacacacacatatatatatatatacacacacacatatatatatatatatatataatatataatatatatatatatatatatacacacacatatatatatatatatatatatacatcatatatatatatatatatatatatatatatatatatacacacacatatatatattatatatatatatatatatatatatatacatacatacattacatatacacacacatatatatatatatatatatatatatacatatactacacatatatatatatatatatatatatatatatatatatatatatatatatatatatatatatatacacatatacacacatatatatatatacatatacacacatatatatatatatatatatatatatatatatatacatatatatatatatatatatatatatatatatatatatatatatatatatatatacatacatacatatatatatacatacatatatatacatatatatatatatatatatatatatacatacatatatatatatatatatatacatacatatatatatatatatatatatatatatatacatacatatatacatatatatacatacatatatatatatatacatacatatatacatatatatatacatacatacatatatatatatatacatacatatatatatatacatatatacatacatatatatatacatatatacatacatatatatacatacatacatacatacatacatatatacatacatatatatacatatacatatatatatatacatatatacatacatacatacatacatatatacacatatatacatacatacatatatacatatatatatatatatacatatacatatatatatatatacatacatacatacatacatatatacatatatatatatatatatacatatatatatatatatatatatacatatatatatatatatatatatatatatatatacatatcatatatatatatatacatatatatatatatatatatatatatatatatatatatatatatactatatatatatatacatatatatatatacatacatatatatatatatatatatatatatatatatatatatatatatatatatatatatatatatatatatatatatatgtacgtgTGTCCTCAGACTCACTGCCTCCTctgggaggggagagagaagagaaggaatCACTGGGTGACCTCTGATCCAGAAGAAATACTGATTTTAAACCGATTTAAAATCAGAAGCGCTGCAACTTAATGCTCGTCTTTAATATCTGTAAACGGTACATAATATTCCTTTATCCTAAAACATCattctgtatgtactgtataacgTGGCTCTCAACAATGTGAAGAGTGGCTGTTTTAAATAGGTGCTTTCTCGGATAGTTTCCAGATACTGAGAGACCTGAGTTTGATTGACTCCCGCTGGGCTCAAACTGATGAGCCATGAACAAAGAATACAGCGCGCTGGGGGCTGATGTAAGCTGCAGTGCAGAGATAGTGTGTGTAATTACAGTACTGCCACGTGATTATATTCTGAAACAAATATTTTATCCTCTGGTTAATTACACTCGAAATATATATGTTTGCCTCTTGGTATTATTCTATGCATATAAAGCAGAAGACGGCGCTCATTAAATCCCTGCTGCAGAGCAACAATAGAAAGATGAATTCAGGGTCTTTGTTGCACTTTGTTTCAGATTGCCACTGCAGAGACAAAAGCTGCTCACATTACAAGAGATACTGGAACATTGGGAGACCTTATTGGCTGCTGCCTGCTGGTTTTATTGAGAAATACGACAAAAGCTCATGTCTGTTCGCTGAAGTGCAGATTCAGTTTAGTTGAACACCATGTACTGGTGAGGTGAGGTGCAgagaaaatattaatattaataccaGGTTCCTCATTTTGCAAACGtaattttatttcaaaatttgtaaaaaaaaaaagtatagttagaatgtgataaaaagtcataaaaagtcagtctagtatgttgaaaaaagtcataaaaagtcatagtatagtacgtcataaaatcataaaacgtcatagtatagtatgtcgaataaagtaataaaaaagtaatattataataaGACATACTAAATGCCTTATTTCaacatatagtatagtatagtatagtatagtatatgtgCTGTGTCTTTTGACGAATGACCGATGGTGATCCCTGCAAACCCTACCCCAAAAGTTCCTGTACTTTCAGAAAGTACTACCCTCTGATCAGGGACCTTTTGGGGTGGTAAAAAGGCCCCCAGAAAATGTCCCCAgaataaacattgtgttttgtgtgtctctttgtgtcctACCTGCTGGGTGCAGGGCTCCTCCAGCAGCACTCCCAGGCTGCGAGGGTATTTCTGGTAGTAGGAGATCAGCTCTCCCAGCGTAGAGAAGGAGATCTTATCTGAGACGAAGTACGCCCCGATGGTGGAGCGCTGGATCCTGAAGTGGTACACTGCCCCCTCATTTCGGGCTGCAAAGAAAGAGCAATATATCGGGGTCACatgtgttagcaagctaaggtTCTTGTAAACATAGTTTCTCcacactagggctgtcaatcttcctctataataccattcgaatttcatttgttatttttttaaatattcaaataatatgctcaaatgcagcctgttataaatatgtcctacactactcaggcttatgcactgtcaatgccactatcagcatgtggttgttgttacacgttctgtccactagagggactactaacattagcctggccttgaacGCCCTGAAACTTCAGAAAACActcgcaaatagacaaaacacaagaaaacattaagaaaacatcttcatcaatttgacaacacatgcgcggCAAATCaagaaacgatgcaaaatgaaaagcacacaatctccgaaaacaaaaagcaacagaaaaatgcTGCATCCAGTTTATACAATGGAAAGCGAGGTTATGTCAGAGAGAGTGGCTATTTAGTTTTCCTAAATGTGTTCTACTTTTCAGTAACATATATGGGCTAAGTAGTGTTAGCTAGCAAGCTCTTGTAGAAGTCTCTAACACGGTAGCTACCTAACCCTGTTGCTCTTTTATAATACTGTAGGAATATGCAcctatttacagtatgtgaccTCTTTACTACACGTTTTTCCCATTTCTAAAACAAACCTCTCATCGCTCTCTCTGCACCAATTCACAGGGATTAGTCTACGATATCGTCTACAAACAAAAGCCATCAAAATCATTTGACATATGCTGTAATCATGTACAAACTCTCCACATACTGGCTTTAAATATCTGAAGAACTGTGGCTAAATGCAGAAGTTACAAATCAGACACTGACTGCAACATGCAGACAGAATACCATGAGTTTGGTCCTCACAGGAAAACATAAACTATAGTATCATAGGCTAAGATGGTGGTGAGGAATGTGTGTAATTGGGCCATAAGACGGAGTAATTGAAGGTGTGGTCTGATCTACCTTCACTCTCAGGCACGTTCTGTATGCACACAGAGTACTGATGATGTATATTTCAGGAGGACTAGCACAGGGAAAATTGAACATCTAACTGCAGCTTTTTCCCCCTGGGACCTAAAGGACCTTGAagaatgagggggggggggggggtagaaaGGAAGGACGCGATAAAGGAAGGAAGTGGACAGAGGTATGGAGAGGGAAAGATGCAGACGCAGAAGATGGTGTAACCAGAGGGCGAAAAACAGGGGACAAagtcagagcagagagagaaaggagctGGAGGTGATgctgagcagagagagagaaataacaaTGGCTTTAAAGTCCCAAATCTCAGGAGGTCCGTTACAGGATTGGCCGTGGGCTCGTTCATAATGGCAGTTTGATGACGGCAACGGGCTTCCAAATGTAGGTCACTACAACTCAAGACAAGACACCAACCTCTCCGGTCTACaaaactttttctttaaaagCTTAAATTTAatttcacaaaacaaaacaaaatcgtTTTAACAAATGTCATCTGACAGCTTACTCAGCTGCTGTGTTCAGGGCTGTTCTTTGCCAAATATGTAATGCAAGAAGTGCCTTTACTAAAGGAGGAGTACAACATTTTGGTAATTTCTTTTTCAGAGTTGGATGACAAAATCaatttcatgtttatgtattaaagggatagtttggaccAGATGTTATGAAAGGGTAGCTACTcttttttaaactgttaaacataaaaacatccacaaaatTGCGTTCACTAAAtcaaccagactccatgtaaataaacagtgattttagcatcgtaaaacacacttcattcaaagtggacagaaacaaaataaaactatgaaaagccgttttgggtcgtctttctaCTTTTATAACCATCCCAACTCTAGTttaggttgaaataaacacatagtttactgttttacatgtgaaaatatgttggctctatacacgctaaaagtattgattttttaaatggagtctggtgggtttagggcTAGTGACTTCAGAGcggtttctggttaaacagaaaggtctctaagaggttttaaaggtctatctctgaagggattctttccataatgttgtcagacacttagaataataacctgagcctttcagcaacaaaaacagaacttttagtggaccaaactgaAGCTGAACATTTGCTTCTTATGGTTAAAATGCAGACCGGTCTGCGGCTGCAGCGCTCACGCTTAATACTAGACCAagttcaaagattgttgttcccatcagtcacttagacacaaaaacataggaatagagggtccaggttgaaaaaaaacgaaatGACCCTTTAATTTACCATTACATCATCCAATCACAAAACTGGTAAAAAATAACAtgttccaaataaaaaaaaattaaaaacagagatAAATTATTTCTATTCAACAAAAGTCGTACAAGTTTAAAACTGTATTTAGCCATTTCTGTTACTGGCGAGCTTTGACAAGGCTGCATGAGGGCCCGTTGTGTGACCTGCTGCCCTCTATAGtgggagcagagagagaaatcaAATGCAGGGAGA
This genomic interval from Sander vitreus isolate 19-12246 chromosome 7, sanVit1, whole genome shotgun sequence contains the following:
- the srms gene encoding tyrosine-protein kinase Srms, giving the protein MEDCCRTCMPCLSRLWNCLWPDFRDPDVPNNNHVIANPAVQTAEIRTVSGDIRVPSPKKRPVQLYAALFDFEARSDDELTVKEGDKLSVIEKRGEYVLAKKLTGSLESGLIPANYVALLQDEFAKHKWYYGNINRVKAEKLLLASQNKDGSFLVRISESHSDEYTISARNEGAVYHFRIQRSTIGAYFVSDKISFSTLGELISYYQKYPRSLGVLLEEPCTQQRELFDMEPWERPREEFRLLNKLGEGHFGEVWEAMWTTENRKVAIKTLKREDTKQDEFVKEVQALKSLHHPKLIQLLAMCSRGEPVYIVTELMSKGSLKSYLASAEGQVLTSAHLIYMGSQIAEGMAYLEDRNIVHRDLAARNILVGDDLICKVADFGLARIIRDSVYTASRNTKIPVRWTAPEAAIYQRFSVKSDVWSFGVLLYEMMSRGKMPYDGKSNKEVLDLLSSGFRLPCPTRCPPNIYRIMMDCWAAEPSKRPSFHALHSQLDSIYARIYFKTIEV